A segment of the bacterium genome:
AAGTGTGCGGCAACATGGTTGAGGTCGTCTCGGTCGGTGGCGGCACCCTGACCTGCTGCGGCCAGCCCATGACTTTGCAGACAGAGAACACCACCGACGCAGCGGTTGAAAAACACGTCCCGGTCGTTGAACAGCAAGATGGAAAAGTCAAAGTAACCGTCGGCAGCGTCATCCACCCCATGGTGGAGAGCCACTATATCCAATTCATCGAGGTGATCACCGCAAACAAGGTGTATCGCAAGTATCTCAAACCCGGCGAAGAGCCGGTGGCTGAATTCAACGTCAGCGAACCGATCGTCAACGTGCGGGAATACTGCAATCTGCACGGACTGTGGGCTAAAAAATAATGCAACAGCGGCATGCAGCCGCTTAGGAGATCTTATGAGAAGCCCGTTCTTCCTTCTGCTATTCTGGCTGTGCGCGTTTCCATCATTTGGCCAGCCTTTGCCGTTCGGCGATGCGCTCAAGGGGACGAGAAAGTACGACGATTTCGAAAAGCCCGAAGTGTGCAAGAGCTGCCATGTGGATATCTACCAGCAGTGGACTCAGGCCATGATGTCGCAGTCGTACACGCACCATTGGGATGAAATCGAGTATTTCGATCTAGCGGTGCCGCACATGGAAAAAGTGCCCGCGCTGAAAGGGCCGGTGGATGGCTGCAACGGCTGTCACACGCCCATGGCCTTTATGGCCGGTGACGTCACGCCGCCGCGCCCGGAGGCCAATTCTCGTGCCAACGAAGGCGTGAGCTGTGAAGTCTGCCACAGCATTAAGGGCATCGGCAGCGAGCCGCCGTTCAATTTCAGCTTTCAGTCCTCCCCGGGCCGAATCAAGTATGGCGCCAAACCGGGGCTGCAATCGCCGCATCACGATACCAAGGCGTTGGATATCTATGAAAAATCCGAATACTGCGGCAACTGCCACAATGAAAAAAATCCCTACGACGTTTGGGTGAAATCAACCCAGTTGGAGTGGAAAGAGGGACCCTACGCCAAAGAGGGTGTGCCGTGCATGCAGTGCCACATGCCCAAAGCTCTGGGCCGGAACGCCACCATGGCTGAGGAGAACATGGTGGCCCAGCACTTGTTCCACGGCGCGCACGACAACGGCAAGATCGCCAGCGCCATCGAGCTGCGCATGCACCCGGAGGAGCGGGAGGTGAGCTACGACGGCACCATCAGCCTCAAGGTACAGCTGTTCAGCGCCAAGCCGGGGCATAAATTCCCCAGCGGGTCGGTGGAAGATCGCATCGTCTGGCTGCACGTCACAGCCACCGACGCCAACGGCAAAGAGTATCATCTGCCGGTGGATAAAAAAGGTTTTGCGGGCGAAGAGTACACTATTGCCGGCGATGTGCTGGCCTATCAGGACATGGGCTTACCCAAAGGCCTGCCGGATTTTAAAGGCGTGCAGCGCGACGGTGTGCCCCTCGGGGACCGCATTTTTCGCATGCCCTACCTGGATCCCGAAGGCCGCATGACCATCATGCAATGGAATACCAAATCCCTCGGTGTGGATTATCGCATCGGGCCGCGGGAAACCAAAATCGAGACCTTTACCTGGAAACTTCCGGATGACATCCCCCCCGGCAAGCTGACCTTCAAGGCGGTGCTGAATTATCAAAAGCTGGTTAAACCGGTGGCCGATTTCCTCAACGTCCCTGCGGATGAAAGCGAGATCGTTATAGTCAACACCGCCACCACATGGGTGGAAGTGTACGAATAGGTCCTTTCCCATCACGAACCGCATATAATGGTGGAGCTCTGCATGAAAAAGAATCTCATAGGTCTCACGCTTGCTCTGATCATGCTGGCGGCGCTGGCCGATCAGACGCAGGCGATCCCGGCTTTTGCCCGCCGTTACAACCTCTCCTGCAGCACCTGTCATGCACCGATTCCCAAGCTCAAGCCCTATGGCGCTGAATTTGCCGGAGACGGCTTTATTTTGAAGGAGAACGAGAAAGAGCGGGATTATGTGACCGCAGGGGATCCGTTGCTCTGGCTCAATAAAACCATTCCGATCGGCGTGCGCTTTGATGCCTATGCGATTTCCTACGCCGATGAACCCAAGACCGATCTGCAATCGCCCTGGGGCTTGAAACTGCTCTCCGGGGGCGCGCTGTATAAAAACATCGGTTACTATTTTTATTTCTACATGAGCGAACGCGGTGAAGTGGCCGGCATCGAGGATGCTTATGTGCATTTCGACAACGTCGGCGGGTCAGAATTAGATATCATGGTGGGCCAGTTCCAGACCAGCGACCCGTTGATGAAACGTGAACTGCGCTTGACCTTTGAGGATTACCAGCTCTACAAGTACAAAGCCGGTCTTTCCAACATCGATCTGACCTATGACCGCGGCGTCATGTTCGTCTATGGCATCAGCAAAACCGGCACGGACCTGATCATGAGCCTGAC
Coding sequences within it:
- a CDS encoding desulfoferrodoxin, translating into MCGNMVEVVSVGGGTLTCCGQPMTLQTENTTDAAVEKHVPVVEQQDGKVKVTVGSVIHPMVESHYIQFIEVITANKVYRKYLKPGEEPVAEFNVSEPIVNVREYCNLHGLWAKK